The genome window ACCAACAGCCGCTGCTCCTCCTCGGACAGCTCGGCGCGGAGCGCCTCCTCCACCGTGGTCACCTCGACGTCCGCCTTGGCCAGCAGCGCCCGGCCCGACCGGGTCAGCCGGGCCTCCAGGATGTGGCTGTGGATCGGGTGCGGCTTGCGCTCCACCAGCCCGCGCCCCTCCAGGGTGCTCAGCACCGACGACATCGTCTGCGGCGTCACCAGACACCGCCGCGCCAGCACCGCCCCCGACAACCCGGGCTCCTCCTGCAGCGCCAACAGCACCGTGTACTGCGGGGTGCTCAGCTTGAACGGCCGCAGCGCCGCGTGCTTCGCCGCGATCACCTCCTGCTCGGCCCGCTTGATGTGGTGGCCCAGTCGGCGCTCGATCGGCATACCCATGCCACCTGTATATCAGCGCCCTTACCCACCTATGGCCCCTTCTGGTCCCGCACCCCCACCCTGACCTCCCCTGATACCTCCATCCCGCCCCACCCCTCCCACCACCAACACCCGCCCCACCCCCCTCACCCGAGCGCCACGTTACGGATCACCGCGCAGACCTGTGTAGACTGACCCGCGTTGCTTCTCGGAGTCCGCCCCAAGCGGATCATCCTCACGGGCAGCGGTGCCGCCTTAGCTCAGTTGGCCAGAGCAACGCACTCGTAATGCGTAGGTCATGGGTTCGAATCCCATAGGCGGCTCAGACATCGAAGGCCCTGGTCAGCTATCTGACCAGGGCCTTCGTCGTTCACGTCACGCGTCGGCGGCGGCGAGCGCTGGTCGTCGCGGACAGGCGGTCTGCTCGCAGAGCAGGCGCCTCACCGACAAGTCGATCACCGCCGGACGCTCGCCTCTCACTGTCAGCCCACAGTTCGGGCAGGCGCCTGGAACACCGTTTCCAGTCCGGGCCGCGCTTGCGCGGCTACCAGCTCCTGCAGTTTGGCGCGCGTCTCCGGATCCGTCGAGTACACGATTGTGCCGATCATTCCTCGGGTCAGAAGGACCTTGTAGGTGTTGCGGATCAGACGATCGATGTCGGCGTCGGTAGTGGACTTGCGGAAGACAGGGTCCTTGGACGCCGTCCGGTCGGTGATCCAGCGGTCGGTTCGCCAGACGAGGTCCGGTCCGAGGATGACGCCGCTCCAGTCGTACTCGAAGCCTTGGGCGGTGTACACGCAGCCGACCTGGCCGAAGCCGGCCGGGTCGGTGGCCCATAGCGCGGCCGGCGGGGCACCGGCGATCGAGCGGTCGCCGTACACGTTCCAGGGCCGGGCCCAGTCCTCGATGTGCACGTCGAGTGGGAGCGGGTCGCCCGGGGCCACCTTCGTCGTCCACTTCCAGCAGTAGCCGGCCGACATGCGGGCGCCGTAGCCCTCCGCGCGCCGGGCGTCGAGGAACGCCTCCAGTTCCCGGGGAGTGTCGGCCACCTCCAGGACGACCTTGCCGTCGGGCTCCCAGTGGAGGGGGCCGCCGGACTCCAAGCCCAGTAGGCGCACCACCCAGCGCAGGTAGGCATCGCTACCACCGCAGCGGAACTGGCTGTCCAGCTCGACCACTTGGCAGTTCAGACCCTTCACGGCAGCCGCGGCCCGGATCTGGGCCACCGTGCCCATCTGGTTGCGTCCAGGGAAGTGGTGTACGGGTTCCACCCGTTCCGGGGGTTTCGTCCCGGTAGTGGGTGTCGCCTGAGAACGTGAAACGGCCACCGGCTGATCCTTCGAGAACGACCAAGCTCTTGAAGGAGATCTGCACGATGACCGCACCTGACAGTGTGCCCTTTGCTGCCCTGCTGGAGGAGAACCTGGCCTCGGCGAGTCCGGACTTGTTGCGGGCGATGGTGAAGACCTTCGCGGAGGCGATGATGTCCGCGGACGTGGACCGGGCCTGCGGCGGCGAATACGGCCGCCCGAGCGAGGAGCGTGTCAACTCCCGCAACGGGTACCGCAACCGGGACTGGGACACCCGTGTCGGGACCGTCGACCTGGCGATCCCGCGGGTGCGGTCGGGCTCGTACTTCCCGAGCTGGCTGCTGGAGCGTCGGCGCCGGGCCGAGCAGGCCCTGATCTCCGTGGTCGCCACGTGCTACCTGCTCGGCGTGAGCACTCGCCGGGTTGAGAAGCTCGCCGAGTCCATGGGCGTCACCCAGCTGTCGAAGTCACAAGTGTCCGAGATGGCGAAGCACTTGGACGAGCGGGTCGCCGAGTTCCGCAACCGACCCCTCGACCAGGGGCCCTACACGTTCGTGTGGGTCGACGCGCTCACCCAGAAGGTTCGCGAGGGCGGCCGCGTGGTCAACGTCCACTGCCTGGTCGCGGTCGGTGTCAACAACGAGGGCCAGCGCGAGGTGCTGGGCCTGGACGTGGCCACGAGCGAGGACGGCGCCGGCTGGCTGGCCTTCCTGAGGTCGTTGGTCGCCCGCGGCCTGGGCGGGGTCCAGCTCGTCGTGAGCGACGCGCATGCAGGGCTGGTGGACGCGATCGGCGCGACCCTGCCCGGGGCGGCGTGGCAGAGATGCCGCACGCACTACGCGCGAAACCTGCTCTCGCAGGTCCCGAAGTCCGCCCAGCCGTGGGTGGCGACCCTGCTGCGGACTGTCTTCGAACAGCCCGACGCGAAGGCCGTGCGCCAGCAGATGGCCACCGTGATCGCGGCCTTGGACGAGCGATTCCCCAAGGCCGCAGAGCACTTGGAGCATGCTCGCGAGGACCTGCTGGCCTTCGCCGCGTTCCCGCGAACGGTCTGGAAGTCGATCTGGTCGAACAATCCGCAGGAGCGGCTGAACAAGGAAATCCGGCGCCGCACCGACGTCGTCGGGATCTTCCCCGACCGCGGCTCGATCGTCCGCCTGATCGGCGCGGTCCTGGCCGAGCAGAGCGACGAATGGGCCGAACAGCGACGCTACATCGGCTCCGAAATCCTCGGCCGCTGCCACCTCCACCCGATCGAGGGAGAAAGCACCGAAGAAGCCAGCACGACCGCACTCACCGCATAGCCTGAAACTGGATCACCGAGTGGCCAGCGTTACACCACTCCAGCGGACGTGACCGCCCATCTCGCCCGGCCGGACGACCTGGTGCTCGTCCAGCAGGAACACCGGTACCCGGGCGGCGTCGATCAGTTCCTCGATCTGCGGTTTCCCGGTGCGCTGGGCGGCCCGGGTGTAGCGGTTCGCCGATGTCTCCCGGATCCGGTGTGCCTCGTCACAGATCAGTACGTCCAGACCGTTGCGCTCGGCGGTCATGAAGCTGTTGAAGTACTTGAAAAGCTCCTGCACCTGCCGCTTCCGTGCCCCGGCGACCCGACGCATGGTGGTCGTGAACGAGCTGGATCCGGTCGCGTGGAGAGCCGTGACGCCACGTCGGTACAGATCACCGAGGAGGGACAGCGCGATGACGCTCTTCCCGGTACCCGGGCCGCCAGTGATGACGACGACCTCCTTGTGGTCGGACTGCTGCGCCTGACGGACCGCGCGCAGCACCAGCTCGTAGGCGACCCGCTGCTCGTCCAGCAGGACGAACTGCTCGCGCTCGCGCACCTCTTCGGCGGCGACCGCCATCAGCTGCTTGGACGGTGCCACCTTGCCCGCGAGCAACTGGTCCGCCGCCTCGGCACCAGGGACCGGCTTCAGCTTCGAGCGGAGGTACTGGATGAACTCCCCCCGGCGGGCGGCGGTGAAGAGCCGACCGCGCTCGTCCTGCTCCACCTCGTAGAGGCCTTGGACGCCGAACTCCGTCGCGTTGTGGAGGAAGGCCACTCCGGAGAGTCGCTCGGGATGGGCGGCGAGTGCGCCGTTGAAGGAGATGAGGTAGTCGCAGTAGCCGCGGACCTGTTCGATGGGATTCAGTACCGGCTGGGTGTACGCGTCGACCCGGCAGAGCAGGGGCTCGCCGTCCTCGGGGACTGCGTTGCTCCACTGCTTGAGCTCGACCACCACGTACGACGGTTCGCCCGTGCTCGGGTGGACGCCGGCGAGTATCACATCGGCTCGCTTGCTGTTGAGCGGAAGCGAGTACTCAAGGAGCACCTCCACCATGCCCAGCCCGGCGTCCAGGAGAGCGTTGGTCAGGGCCGGAATGCTCCGCTCCCAGGAACGCACCTCGGACGGGCTGGGCTTGTGGCCGTGCTTGTGGACGAACTGATCGATGAGGCGAATGAACAGTGATCCGGCCAGGTTCTCGGCGGCGACCGCGGACGCGGAGTCGCGGAACAGCAAGGAATGCTCCCAGGCAGCACGAAGTGACTCGTGCGGGTGGGGGCATGTCCCTGGTGGGAAGCCCGGCGGGCCGCGCTGATGACAGTCCCAAACCTACAACGGGAGCCCGAGCTCGTACCCGAACGCCTTGCGAGAGAGCCACCATCCACCGAAAGCAGTTGGTGTCGCGAACGGTTGGCGCAGGCGAGAGCGGGAGGGCGCAACTGGTGATGCGTCAGATCGCTTCCCCCGCAGTGGCCCAGTACGCCTCCCGGAGCCGGTCCAGCACCGGGTGGGCGGCCGGGAAGGCGTGTCCGTCGATGGCCGTGATCGGCCGTACGCCGATCGCTGTGTTGGTGGCGAACGCCGCGTCGAAGCGTTCGGTCAGCCGGTCCAGGGGGACGGGCACGGTCTCGTGGTCGGGGTGCAGTTCGCAGAGCAGCCGCATGGTCACGCCGTCCAGTACGTCGGCGCAGGGCTTGACGAGTTGCTCGCCGCGGACAAAGCCGATGTTCCAGGTGGCGCCCTCGCAGACCAGGCCGTCGGGGGTGGCGAAGAGGGCGTCGTCCCAGCCCTCGCGCTGGGCGGCGCGGCGCAGTCGCAGCGCGCCGTAGAGGCCGACGTGCTTGATCCGGGAGTCCTCGCGGCGGTACGGCGTCGAGCGCACCCGCAGGGGCGGCGGCTCGGTGCCGCCGGCGGGCCGGGTGCTGATCAGCAGGTGCGGGTCGGTGGCGGCGGCCGGGTGGCCCAGGTCGAAGCCGGGGTCGAAGACGGTGATCCGCACGATGGTCGGCGCGGGCGCCTGCGCGAGCGCCGTGCGCAGCTGACGGCGCACCAGTTCGAGGTCCAGCTCGGCGTCGAAGAGTTCGGCGCAGTCGCGGCGCAGCCGTTCGAGGTGGTGGACGAGTCCGCGGACGGTGCGACCGTCCTCGGTGTGCATGGTGGTGAAGTGGCCGTACGGGGTGAGGGCGAGCACGGCCAGCTGGTCGGCAGCCACCGGGCGGCCGTCGAGGAGGATCATGGCGGCCAGCATTCCACCGGCGGGCCCGAGCAGGAAGCTCATCGGCCGCCGTCCGGGCTCCCCCACCCGCGATGCGTTCCGTGTCACAGGTCAAGGTTTGGTAAATACGTCAAGGAGGGGTGACGGGGGACGCTACGCTTGACGAGGTTTACGGCGCGTTCGCCGCGAACCGGAGAATCGAAGGCACCTCGTTCGGTGAGGCGTCTTCACGGACACAGGCCACTGATCCCAACCGTCGAGAGACGCTCCGGATCAGGACAGATCTTCCCGACCTAAGGGTTGATCCCAAGTGGCTTCCGGCCGTTGCGCTGGATCACGCCGTGGAGTGCCAAAGCTCTGACGAGTTGGGGTGTACCTGCCTGCCCGTGGCGGGTTGGTCCGCTCCTTGCCGTGCTGTCATGCGCCATCGCGCGCACCGGCCGGGAGGAGGCGAGAGACATGGATTGCAGTAGTCCGGGCCACAGTTGCCCCTACCCCCGCCTGTCCTCGTACTCCTACGGCACGCGGTAACCACCTTCTCTGCGCCTTCGTCCGACACGACGTCAGTTCGTGCTGCCCGGACGGCCCTCGCAGGGCGGATTGCTGCTGCGTGCCCCCGAACTCCCCCTGACGCAGAGGGGGCTGAGGGAGGTTCACCATGACCGACACCATCACCACCACGAACCCGACGCCGCACGCCGCCGTCCTGGACGACGCGCACATCGGTGACATCAAGGGTGCTCTGGGCACCATTCGTTTGGACGACGACGCTCCGCGCAAGGGGTTGTCGGCGAAGTTGAAGACGTTGCTGGCCATTGTGGGGCCGGGCCTGATCGTGATGGTCGGGGACAACGATGCGGGTGCGTTCTCGACGTACGGTCAGGCGGGGCAGAACTACGGCACGAGCCTGCTGTGGACGCTGCTGCTGCTGGTTCCGGTGCTGTACGTGAACCAGGAGATGGTGCTGCGCCTGGGTGCGGTGACCGGGGTGGGGCACGCCCGGCTGATCCTGGAGCGGTTCGGGAGGTTCTGGGGCGCGTTCAGTGTGATCGACCTGTTCCTGTTGAACGCGTTGACGCTGGTGACGGAGTTCATCGGGGTGACGCTGGCGGCGGGGTACCTGGGGCTGCCGAAGGTGGCGTCGGTGGTGCTGGCGGCGGCGATCATCATCGCGTCGGCGTTCACGGGTTCGTTCCGGCGGTTCGAGCGGATCGCGGTGGCGCTGTGCGCGGGGTCGCTGCTGCTGGTCCCGATCTACTTCATGGTGCACCCGAGGACCTCGCAGATGGGCCACGACTTCGTGGTGCCGAACATGCCGGGCGGTACGGGGCAGTTGGCGACGGTGATGCTGCTGATCATCTCGATCGTGGGTACGACGGTGGCGCCGTGGCAGCTGTTCTTCCAGCAGAGCTACGTGATCGACAAGCGGATCACGCCGCGGTTCATGAAGTACGAGAAGGTCGATCTGTGGATCGGCATCGTGATCGTGGTCGTGGGTGCGGCGGCGATGATGGGGTTCACGGCGGCGGCGTTCGCGGGCACGGACGGGTTCGGGCAGTTCTCGGACGCGGCCGGGGTGGCCAGGGGGTTGGAGGCGCACGCGGGCAAGCTGGTGGGTGTGCTGTTCGCGATCGCGCTGCTGGACGCCTCGATCATCGGTGCGTTCGCGGTGTCGCTGTCGACGGCTTATGCGATCGGTGACGTGTTCGGGATCAAGCACTCGCTGCACCGGGGGATCGGTGGGGCGAAGGGGTTCTACGCGGTGTACGCGGGTCTGGTGTGCGCGGCGGCGGGGATCGTGCTGGTGGCCTCGGACCACACGCTGGGTCTGTTGACGCAGGGGGTGCAGGTGTTGGCGGGGGTGTTGCTGCCGTCGGCGTCGGTGTTCCTGCTGTTGCTGTGCAACGACCGTCAGGTGCTGGGGCCGTGGACGAACGGGCCGAAGACGAACGCGTTCACGTCCGCGGTGGTGGGTGTGCTGGTGACGCTGTCGATCATCTTGACCGCGTCGGTGCTGTTCCCGGACATCTCCTCGGGCGCGATCCTGGACATCATGGCCGGCTGCGGTGTGGTGGGTGTGCTGGCGGCGGGCTTCGCCTTCACCCGCAAGCGCACCGCGACCAAGGAGGACCCGATCGACCGTACCGGCCGGGACACTTGGCGGATGCCGCCGCTGGAGACGCTGACGATGCCGGTGATGTCGACGGGTCGCAAGATCGGCATGGGGGCCCTGCGCGGGTACCTGTTCATCGCGATGATCCTGGTCGTCATCAAGCTGGTGCAGTCCGCCCTCGCCCACTGAGGCCCGCCACGGCCGACGGGTCACGACGGCGCCCACCCCTGTCAACGGGGTGGGCGCCGTCGCTCGTTGGTGGGAGGGTGCGCTGACTGCCTGTCGCACGGGCTGTCCAAGATCCGAATATTCATCCGGCGCGGGCGGCGCAGCGGCTAGCGTGGTGGGATCCCGGACACCGCACGCGGCGCAGCGCGCCGGCAAGGAGCCTGTCATGAGTTCGAGCGCCACCGTTGCCCGTGCCCGGATACCCGGATCGAAGAGCATCACCAACCGGGCGCTGCTGCTGGCTGCCGCGGCGCAGGGCGAGACGCTGCTCGGGGCGCCGCTGGTCAGTGACGACACCCTGGCGTTCCGGGACGGGCTGCGCGAGTTGGGTGTGGTGATCACCGAGACGGCGGACGGCGACTGGCTGGTCGATGGGCTCGGCGGGGGGCCGCGCGGGCGGGCGAGCGTGTGGTGCGCCGATGCCGGGACGGCCGGCCGGTTCCTGCCGGTCTTCGCCGCGGCCGGTTCGGGTGAGTTCAACTTCGACGGCTCCGAGCAGCTGCGGGTCCGTCCGCTCGGCCCGCTGGTCGGGGCGGTGGAGGCGCTCGGCGCCCAGGTGCTGCCGGGCGAGGGCGGCGGCCTG of Kitasatospora viridis contains these proteins:
- a CDS encoding NRAMP family divalent metal transporter, whose product is MTDTITTTNPTPHAAVLDDAHIGDIKGALGTIRLDDDAPRKGLSAKLKTLLAIVGPGLIVMVGDNDAGAFSTYGQAGQNYGTSLLWTLLLLVPVLYVNQEMVLRLGAVTGVGHARLILERFGRFWGAFSVIDLFLLNALTLVTEFIGVTLAAGYLGLPKVASVVLAAAIIIASAFTGSFRRFERIAVALCAGSLLLVPIYFMVHPRTSQMGHDFVVPNMPGGTGQLATVMLLIISIVGTTVAPWQLFFQQSYVIDKRITPRFMKYEKVDLWIGIVIVVVGAAAMMGFTAAAFAGTDGFGQFSDAAGVARGLEAHAGKLVGVLFAIALLDASIIGAFAVSLSTAYAIGDVFGIKHSLHRGIGGAKGFYAVYAGLVCAAAGIVLVASDHTLGLLTQGVQVLAGVLLPSASVFLLLLCNDRQVLGPWTNGPKTNAFTSAVVGVLVTLSIILTASVLFPDISSGAILDIMAGCGVVGVLAAGFAFTRKRTATKEDPIDRTGRDTWRMPPLETLTMPVMSTGRKIGMGALRGYLFIAMILVVIKLVQSALAH
- a CDS encoding aminotransferase class IV family protein codes for the protein MILLDGRPVAADQLAVLALTPYGHFTTMHTEDGRTVRGLVHHLERLRRDCAELFDAELDLELVRRQLRTALAQAPAPTIVRITVFDPGFDLGHPAAATDPHLLISTRPAGGTEPPPLRVRSTPYRREDSRIKHVGLYGALRLRRAAQREGWDDALFATPDGLVCEGATWNIGFVRGEQLVKPCADVLDGVTMRLLCELHPDHETVPVPLDRLTERFDAAFATNTAIGVRPITAIDGHAFPAAHPVLDRLREAYWATAGEAI
- a CDS encoding IS256 family transposase, which encodes MTAPDSVPFAALLEENLASASPDLLRAMVKTFAEAMMSADVDRACGGEYGRPSEERVNSRNGYRNRDWDTRVGTVDLAIPRVRSGSYFPSWLLERRRRAEQALISVVATCYLLGVSTRRVEKLAESMGVTQLSKSQVSEMAKHLDERVAEFRNRPLDQGPYTFVWVDALTQKVREGGRVVNVHCLVAVGVNNEGQREVLGLDVATSEDGAGWLAFLRSLVARGLGGVQLVVSDAHAGLVDAIGATLPGAAWQRCRTHYARNLLSQVPKSAQPWVATLLRTVFEQPDAKAVRQQMATVIAALDERFPKAAEHLEHAREDLLAFAAFPRTVWKSIWSNNPQERLNKEIRRRTDVVGIFPDRGSIVRLIGAVLAEQSDEWAEQRRYIGSEILGRCHLHPIEGESTEEASTTALTA
- a CDS encoding MarR family winged helix-turn-helix transcriptional regulator — translated: MGMPIERRLGHHIKRAEQEVIAAKHAALRPFKLSTPQYTVLLALQEEPGLSGAVLARRCLVTPQTMSSVLSTLEGRGLVERKPHPIHSHILEARLTRSGRALLAKADVEVTTVEEALRAELSEEEQRLLVGLLARCTGALAGFRDPKAAGR